A single genomic interval of Nostoc commune NIES-4072 harbors:
- the ldpA gene encoding circadian clock protein LdpA, producing the protein MTDLFAPLQSLKQGDWFKLICGASFQHLPAVRSLTLAYTLAGADCIDVAADPAVIAAAQAGLLVAKSLATDAQKRGFSYKGNSPFLMVSLNDGEDPHFRKAEFNPTECPTDCPRPCERICPAQAIVFNNVKNVKENFSGVISEKCYGCGRCIPVCPYSIIDTSSYMSTPGAIAPLVMSTGIDAVEIHTKVGRLTEFEQLWQAISPWADQLKLVAISCPDGEGMIDYLRAIYDLIAPLKSALIWQTDGRAMSGDIGDGTTIAAVKLGQKVLAAKLPGYVQLAGGTNSYTVAKLKAMGMLKRAGGAGGDEGAGGDREVNSSSSLSSPSSPSSSPSIAGVAYGSYARVLLSPILEQLENKEVSNTNVQANLRLEENDVLLWQAVKLAHSLVSQIKSQQEH; encoded by the coding sequence GTGACTGATCTGTTCGCCCCTTTACAATCTCTCAAACAAGGTGACTGGTTCAAGCTGATCTGCGGAGCCAGCTTCCAGCATTTACCGGCAGTCAGAAGTTTAACTTTAGCCTATACTTTGGCGGGCGCTGACTGCATAGATGTTGCAGCTGATCCAGCAGTGATTGCAGCAGCGCAAGCAGGGCTACTTGTAGCCAAATCTCTGGCTACGGATGCCCAAAAGCGAGGCTTTAGCTACAAAGGTAACTCACCCTTTTTGATGGTAAGCCTGAACGATGGAGAAGACCCCCATTTTCGGAAAGCAGAATTTAATCCTACTGAGTGTCCTACAGACTGTCCTAGACCCTGTGAACGGATTTGTCCGGCACAAGCGATCGTGTTTAACAATGTAAAAAATGTAAAAGAAAACTTTTCGGGAGTAATATCAGAAAAGTGCTATGGCTGCGGTCGTTGTATACCAGTTTGTCCATATAGTATAATTGATACAAGTTCATATATGTCAACGCCGGGAGCGATCGCGCCATTGGTAATGTCAACGGGAATAGATGCCGTAGAAATCCATACAAAAGTCGGGCGGTTGACAGAATTTGAGCAATTATGGCAGGCAATTTCACCGTGGGCCGATCAATTAAAGCTAGTAGCTATCAGCTGTCCCGATGGCGAGGGGATGATTGACTACCTAAGAGCAATATATGACCTGATTGCCCCACTCAAGAGTGCCTTAATTTGGCAAACCGACGGCCGTGCCATGAGTGGTGATATTGGCGATGGCACCACAATAGCTGCGGTGAAATTAGGGCAAAAAGTTTTGGCAGCTAAGTTACCGGGATATGTGCAGTTAGCAGGCGGCACAAATAGCTATACCGTTGCTAAGTTAAAGGCAATGGGAATGCTGAAGAGAGCAGGGGGAGCAGGGGGAGATGAGGGAGCAGGGGGAGATAGGGAAGTAAATTCTTCCTCATCCCTCTCATCCCCCTCATCCCCCTCATCCTCCCCATCCATTGCTGGAGTGGCCTACGGTAGCTACGCCCGCGTATTGCTGTCACCAATTCTCGAACAGTTAGAGAATAAGGAGGTAAGTAACACCAATGTGCAAGCGAATCTTCGCCTCGAAGAAAATGACGTATTACTTTGGCAAGCTGTAAAACTTGCCCATTCTCTCGTTTCCCAGATCAAGTCACAGCAGGAGCATTAA